The genomic region TGGTTCAGGACGGTCAGCCGCTCCTCGAAGCCGGCGCCGGCGATGCAGCGTTCCCGGATGACCGACACCTTGGCGTCCACGTAGTGGGTGGGCGACCCCGGCACCAGGAAGAACCGCATCCGGAAGTAGTGGGGCTCGTCGATCGCCAGGGCGTTCAGCTGCTCGCCGTTGATCGTGAGCAGCCACTCCGACAGGTAGCGGGTGTCGAACTCGAAGAACCCGCACACGGTGTCCGCCTCGATGTCGCCGCTGCGGTCGCTCAAGACGAAGTTGTTGCCGTCCAGGATCCGGACGAGATCGTCCTCCGTCATGCCGGCTCCCGCCCGGGTGCCATCGACCGCGGGTGCCGCGCCCCGGGCGGGGGCGGGAAGAGCCGCTCCAGCAGGACGATGTGCTTGAACTGCCCTTCGCTGGTGATGTCGTTGCGGAGCCACGCCGACAGCGGCTTGGCCTCCCCGCGCGCCATCCGCTCGAAGAACGCCGTGTCGGTCCGGACCACCGTGTCCGCCTCGTGCTTTCCCCGGGACACCTGGACGGCGCCACCGCGGATCACCACCAGCCAGTGGTCGACGCCGTTGTCGTGTTCGAGGTCGAAGCGGATGGTCCCACTGGTCCGGCGCAGCAGGCGTTCGTGCCCGTGGCGGCCGAGTTCGTCGAAGAACCTCGTCGTCGCGTCGGACATGCACCACCTCCTGCGCGTTCGCCGGCCATCAGGCAGCATCCCCCGGCGCACGCTACCGGGGCATCACCCCGTGAGGGTGAAAAACGCTGGTCACGACCTGCCGGAGGAGCGGGAACGCGCCGCTCGCGTGGTCCGTGCCCACCGGGTGCCCTTCGCCCGGATCGCCGGCCGCCCCGCGACGTCCGTACCCGGCGGCCGCGGCGGTCGGGCATACGACTCCGCCGGCCGGCCAGGTGAAGATCGCGCGGCAGGTGCGCTGGCATCGACGGTCCTATACTGGGCGCACCGGTCGTGGAACCCGTGAGCGGAGGCGGGCGTGCCACTCTTCTTCCTGAGCTACGCCCAAGACGACAACCGCAGCGGTCAGGTGCAGGAGTTCTTCGGCGATCTCAGTGAGGCGGTGGCCGGGCTGGCCGGGGTCGGCTGGCACGAGGCGGGATTCATCGACGGTCAGATGCTGCTCGGCACCACCTGGTCGCACGACCTGGCCGACGCGCTCTCCACCAGCTCCTGCCTGATCGCGCTGACCTCGCCGCGCTACGTGGTCAGTGACTACTGTGGACGGGAGTTCCGCGTCTTCGCCGACCGGGTCGACGAGCATGAGCGGCAGTTCCACCTGCGCCCGCCGGCGCTGGTGCCGATCCGGTGGATCCCGTGCGACCGGCTGCCGTCGGTGATCGGCCAGTTCCAGTACCGGAACTTCCCGACCGGCTCCGTCTACGCCCAGGACGGCCTGCTCACCCTGAAGCAGCGCCGCCGCCACCAGGACGAGTACCAGGACTTCGTCGACGCCCTGGCGCGACACATCGTGCACACCGCGCGCGACCACGCCCTGCCCCGTCCGGCGCAGCGACCGGTGCTGGCCAAGGTGACCAGTGCCTTCGGCGAGCCGGCGCGGTCCGAGACGGGGGCGGGCCCGGCGGCGGCCGCCCCCACGCCCCGCGCGACCAGCGCCCGGCACGTCTACTTCGTCCTGGCCGCCGGCAGCTCCGCGGAGCTGGTCGGCAGCCGCCCCGGCACCGAGGAGCGCTACGGCGCGGTGTCCCGCGACTGGCGGCCGTACCAGCCGGAGGTGGACGCCCCGATCGGCAGCTGGGCCGGCGCCATCGCCACCACCAAGAGCTACGGCTGGACGGTGGAGGACGCGGTCGACCTGGCCGCCGTGCGCGACTGGGCCCGCGCGCACAACCAGATCGTCGTGCTGGTGGTGGACGTCTGGTCCGCCGACCTGCCGCGCTACCAGCTCAGCCTGGTGGGCTACGACCGGGAGGTCGAGTCGATCGCGCCGGTGCTGGTGCCGTGGACGGCCGCCGACGACGCCGCGGCGGGCGGCAACCGGCGGATGTGGGACACCCTCGCCCGGGTGCTGCCGCACCACGTGCTCCGCAACGACCGCGAGGTGTGGCGCACCGAGATCCCGACCTCCGCCCGGTTCCAGGAGGAGCTGGAGGGCGTGCTCGTGGTGGCGCAGGGCCGGATCTACCGCACGGGCACGGTCTACCAGGAGCC from Micromonospora sp. WMMD812 harbors:
- a CDS encoding TIR-like protein FxsC, which translates into the protein MPLFFLSYAQDDNRSGQVQEFFGDLSEAVAGLAGVGWHEAGFIDGQMLLGTTWSHDLADALSTSSCLIALTSPRYVVSDYCGREFRVFADRVDEHERQFHLRPPALVPIRWIPCDRLPSVIGQFQYRNFPTGSVYAQDGLLTLKQRRRHQDEYQDFVDALARHIVHTARDHALPRPAQRPVLAKVTSAFGEPARSETGAGPAAAAPTPRATSARHVYFVLAAGSSAELVGSRPGTEERYGAVSRDWRPYQPEVDAPIGSWAGAIATTKSYGWTVEDAVDLAAVRDWARAHNQIVVLVVDVWSADLPRYQLSLVGYDREVESIAPVLVPWTAADDAAAGGNRRMWDTLARVLPHHVLRNDREVWRTEIPTSARFQEELEGVLVVAQGRIYRTGTVYQEPTSDGPGQRPILEGP
- a CDS encoding SCP2 sterol-binding domain-containing protein; amino-acid sequence: MSDATTRFFDELGRHGHERLLRRTSGTIRFDLEHDNGVDHWLVVIRGGAVQVSRGKHEADTVVRTDTAFFERMARGEAKPLSAWLRNDITSEGQFKHIVLLERLFPPPPGARHPRSMAPGREPA